A region of Roseobacter litoralis Och 149 DNA encodes the following proteins:
- a CDS encoding iron-containing alcohol dehydrogenase — translation MTLSANWSYPTAIRFGAGRISEIGEACAAAGIKKPLLITDRGLAEMDITTRTLDLMEAAGLGRAIFADVDPNPNEKNAAAGVQAFKEGGYDGVIAFGGGSGLDLGKLVAFLAGQTRPLWDFEDIGDYWTRADADAIAPIIAVPTTAGTGSEVGRASVITNSETEEKKIIFHPKFLPSVVICDPELTVGMPKFITAGTGLDAFAHCVEAFCSPHYHPMSQGIALEGMRLVKDYLPRAYADGSDLEARAQMMSAAAMGATAFQKGLGAIHALSHPIGAIHHTHHGTTNAVCMPAVLQFNKSAIATPLAGAAAYLGIEGGFVGFCDFVNELNAALGIPKSLAELGVTSPDVERIVDGALNDPSTGGNPVEMTKANTTTLLESIL, via the coding sequence ATGACCCTTTCAGCAAACTGGTCCTATCCAACCGCCATCCGCTTCGGTGCAGGCCGTATTTCAGAGATCGGGGAGGCCTGTGCGGCTGCCGGGATCAAAAAACCCCTACTCATCACGGACCGTGGCCTTGCAGAGATGGACATCACCACCCGCACGCTCGACCTGATGGAGGCGGCGGGCCTTGGCCGCGCGATCTTTGCCGATGTGGACCCGAACCCCAACGAAAAGAACGCCGCCGCTGGTGTTCAGGCTTTCAAAGAGGGCGGCTATGACGGTGTGATTGCTTTCGGCGGTGGCTCCGGCCTTGATCTGGGCAAGCTGGTCGCTTTTCTGGCAGGCCAAACCCGACCGCTGTGGGATTTTGAGGACATCGGCGATTACTGGACGCGCGCGGATGCCGATGCCATCGCGCCGATCATCGCCGTGCCCACCACAGCGGGGACCGGTTCAGAGGTGGGCCGTGCCTCCGTCATCACCAATTCTGAAACCGAAGAGAAAAAGATCATATTCCATCCGAAATTCCTGCCCAGCGTTGTGATCTGCGACCCTGAGCTGACGGTTGGCATGCCGAAATTCATCACGGCAGGCACGGGGCTTGATGCCTTCGCCCATTGTGTGGAGGCATTCTGCTCACCGCATTACCACCCCATGTCACAGGGCATCGCGCTTGAGGGCATGCGGCTGGTCAAAGACTACCTGCCACGCGCCTATGCCGACGGCAGCGATCTGGAGGCGCGCGCGCAGATGATGTCAGCCGCAGCCATGGGGGCCACCGCGTTTCAAAAGGGGCTTGGAGCCATTCATGCCTTGTCCCACCCGATTGGCGCCATCCATCATACGCACCACGGAACCACCAATGCCGTATGCATGCCAGCGGTGTTGCAGTTCAACAAATCAGCGATTGCCACCCCACTTGCCGGTGCTGCGGCCTATCTGGGTATCGAGGGTGGTTTCGTTGGTTTCTGTGATTTCGTGAATGAGTTGAATGCGGCACTCGGCATCCCCAAATCTCTCGCTGAGCTTGGCGTGACGTCCCCCGATGTCGAACGGATCGTTGATGGCGCGCTCAATGACCCTAGCACAGGCGGCAATCCGGTTGAGATGACAAAGGCCAACACGACCACTTTGCTTGAAAGCATCCTTTAA
- a CDS encoding aldehyde dehydrogenase family protein: MITCISPIDGSVYAQRPTLSTEDAQAAVACAREAQRDWATRPLSERIALVQKAVANVGAMNDEIVPELAHQMGRPIRYGGEFGGFNERASYMAEIAKDALADIVIEDSAAFRRVIKRVPHGVVLVVAPWNYPYMTAINTVAPALIAGNAVMLKHASQTPLVGERLAQAFHAAGIPGDVFQNVFLDHQTTSDLIAAKSFGFVNFTGSVGGGQAIERAAAGTFTGVGLELGGKDPGYVCDDADIDAAVDTLIDGAMFNSGQCCCGIERIYVAEQHFDAFVEKAVAIVSGYTLGNPLDPETTLGPMAHARFAEEVRAQTREAIAAGAKAHIDPALFPQDAGAYLMPQILTNVRHDMRVMRDESFGPVVGIMPVKDDTEAIRLMNDSNFGLTASIWTRDATRAEEIADQIETGTAFLNRADYLDPGLCWTGCKDTGRGGGLSVIGYHNLTRPKSYHLKKA, encoded by the coding sequence ATGATCACCTGTATCTCCCCCATTGATGGCAGCGTCTATGCCCAGCGACCGACCCTGAGCACGGAGGACGCACAAGCCGCCGTGGCCTGCGCACGAGAGGCACAACGCGACTGGGCCACGCGCCCGCTCAGCGAGCGCATCGCGCTTGTCCAAAAGGCGGTGGCCAATGTGGGCGCCATGAACGATGAGATCGTGCCCGAACTGGCGCATCAAATGGGCCGCCCCATCCGCTACGGCGGTGAATTCGGCGGTTTCAACGAACGCGCGAGTTACATGGCCGAAATCGCAAAGGACGCGCTGGCCGATATCGTGATCGAAGACAGCGCCGCCTTTCGCCGGGTCATCAAACGCGTCCCCCACGGCGTTGTTCTGGTCGTGGCCCCGTGGAATTATCCCTATATGACCGCAATTAATACCGTGGCCCCTGCCCTGATCGCGGGCAATGCGGTGATGCTCAAACACGCGAGCCAGACCCCACTGGTGGGCGAACGCCTCGCGCAGGCCTTTCACGCGGCAGGCATCCCCGGGGATGTGTTTCAAAACGTGTTTCTCGATCATCAGACGACATCTGACCTGATCGCCGCAAAATCCTTTGGCTTTGTGAACTTCACAGGCTCGGTCGGCGGTGGGCAGGCGATTGAACGCGCGGCGGCGGGCACCTTTACCGGAGTCGGACTGGAACTGGGCGGCAAGGATCCGGGGTACGTCTGTGATGATGCCGATATCGACGCGGCGGTGGATACGCTGATCGACGGGGCAATGTTCAACTCCGGGCAATGCTGCTGCGGGATCGAACGGATTTACGTCGCCGAGCAGCATTTTGACGCCTTTGTCGAAAAGGCGGTGGCCATCGTCAGCGGCTACACGCTGGGCAACCCGCTGGACCCCGAAACGACGCTTGGCCCCATGGCGCATGCACGTTTTGCCGAGGAGGTCCGCGCCCAGACCCGCGAGGCGATCGCTGCCGGTGCCAAGGCGCATATCGACCCCGCGCTGTTCCCGCAGGACGCGGGCGCATATCTCATGCCGCAAATCCTCACCAATGTGAGGCACGACATGCGCGTGATGCGCGACGAAAGCTTTGGCCCCGTCGTAGGCATCATGCCCGTCAAGGACGATACTGAGGCCATCCGCCTGATGAATGACAGCAATTTCGGCCTCACCGCGTCCATCTGGACCCGCGATGCAACCCGCGCCGAGGAAATCGCCGACCAGATCGAAACCGGCACGGCATTCTTGAACCGGGCCGATTACCTCGACCCCGGCCTGTGCTGGACCGGCTGCAAAGACACCGGGCGCGGCGGTGGCCTGTCGGTGATCGGCTATCACAATCTGACGCGCCCCAAATCCTACCACCTCAAGAAAGCCTGA
- a CDS encoding glutamine synthetase family protein — MPGTLSFDDLKSRVTDGSIDTVLACFPDMQGRLMGKRFHAVNFVETSFKETHCCNYLLATDLEMATPEGYAASSWQGGYGDYVMQPDLDTIRPVPWLEGTAMVLCDILDHHTHAEVPHSPRAMLKKQIARLKALGFDAMMATELEFFLFEKSFDDIRKSGFRDMAPISGYNEDYHIFQTTKEEGVMRPIRNHLYAAGLPIENSKGEAEAGQEELNIRYSEALLCADHHTIAKNAIKEIAWAQGHAATFLPKWHHDRVGSSSHVHQSLWQDDTPVFVDDADPLGMSGLMKNYMAGLIAYAPDYTFFLAPYINSYKRFAKGTFAPTKTVWSVDNRTAGFRLCGEGTKGVRVECRIGGSDLNPYLAQAAMLAAGIKGIEDRMPLPAPTTGDVYEDAKAADIPQTLRAATQTLRDSAMLRAAMGDDVVDHYTRCAAWEQEEFDRIVTDWEVARGFERA; from the coding sequence ATGCCCGGCACCCTCAGCTTTGATGATCTGAAATCGCGCGTTACCGACGGCAGCATCGACACGGTGCTGGCCTGTTTTCCCGACATGCAGGGCCGCCTGATGGGCAAGCGCTTTCACGCGGTCAACTTCGTGGAGACGTCCTTTAAGGAAACCCATTGCTGCAACTACCTGCTGGCCACGGACCTTGAGATGGCAACGCCCGAAGGCTATGCCGCCAGCAGCTGGCAGGGCGGCTATGGCGATTATGTCATGCAGCCCGATCTGGACACGATCCGGCCCGTGCCATGGCTGGAGGGCACCGCGATGGTGCTCTGTGATATCCTTGATCACCACACCCACGCCGAGGTGCCCCATTCGCCGCGCGCGATGCTGAAAAAGCAGATCGCCCGGCTGAAAGCGCTCGGATTTGACGCGATGATGGCCACCGAGCTTGAATTTTTCCTGTTTGAGAAATCCTTTGACGATATTCGAAAGAGCGGTTTTCGCGATATGGCGCCAATCAGCGGCTATAACGAGGATTACCACATCTTCCAGACCACCAAGGAAGAAGGGGTCATGCGGCCCATCCGCAACCATCTATATGCAGCTGGCCTGCCGATCGAGAACTCCAAGGGCGAGGCCGAGGCAGGACAGGAAGAGCTGAACATCCGCTATTCAGAGGCGCTGCTGTGTGCCGATCACCACACCATCGCCAAAAACGCCATCAAGGAAATCGCATGGGCGCAGGGTCATGCCGCGACCTTCCTGCCCAAGTGGCACCATGACCGCGTGGGCAGTTCCAGCCATGTGCATCAATCGCTTTGGCAGGATGACACGCCGGTCTTTGTTGACGACGCCGACCCGCTGGGCATGTCGGGGCTGATGAAAAACTATATGGCGGGGCTGATTGCCTATGCACCCGATTACACGTTCTTTTTGGCCCCCTACATCAACAGCTACAAACGCTTTGCCAAAGGGACGTTTGCGCCCACGAAAACCGTCTGGTCCGTGGACAACCGGACCGCCGGGTTCCGCCTGTGCGGCGAGGGCACCAAAGGCGTGCGGGTGGAATGTCGCATCGGTGGCTCGGATCTGAACCCTTACCTTGCGCAAGCGGCGATGCTGGCTGCAGGGATCAAGGGGATTGAAGACAGGATGCCCCTGCCCGCCCCCACCACTGGCGACGTCTATGAAGACGCCAAAGCCGCCGATATCCCGCAAACCCTGCGCGCGGCCACGCAAACTCTGCGCGACTCCGCCATGCTGCGCGCGGCCATGGGCGACGATGTGGTCGACCACTACACCCGCTGCGCGGCGTGGGAACAAGAAGAATTTGACCGCATCGTGACCGACTGGGAAGTCGCACGCGGTTTTGAAAGGGCCTGA
- a CDS encoding TRAP transporter substrate-binding protein, protein MTTRRKFIQGAAVAAPAALATPALAQSTITWRMQTYAGAALAEHVIDPAIEMFNKIAGDRMQIELFYADQIVPTGELFQALQRGTIDAVQSDDDSMASPTEVTVFGGYFPFGSRYSLDVPVLFNQYGLNEIWDEEYSAVGVKHISAGAWDPCHFATKDPIRSLEDLKGKRVFTFPTAGRFMSQFGVVPVNLPWEDIEVAMQTGELDGIAWSGITEDYTVGWADVTNYFLTNNISGAWAGSFFANMDRWNELPEDLQTLFRVCCDQSHYYRQWWYWGGEANLRVNGSKLELTTIPDEEWATVENAALEFWEEIAAESDVKRRVVDIFKQYNSDMLKAGRPYRYT, encoded by the coding sequence ATGACAACGAGACGTAAGTTTATCCAAGGGGCCGCCGTGGCCGCCCCGGCGGCGCTGGCGACACCCGCGCTGGCACAAAGCACCATAACATGGCGCATGCAGACCTATGCCGGTGCGGCACTGGCAGAGCATGTGATTGACCCCGCAATTGAGATGTTCAACAAGATTGCGGGCGACCGCATGCAGATTGAGCTTTTCTACGCGGATCAGATCGTGCCCACGGGCGAGTTGTTCCAGGCTTTGCAACGCGGCACCATCGACGCTGTGCAATCGGATGACGACAGCATGGCGTCGCCCACCGAGGTTACGGTGTTTGGCGGCTATTTCCCGTTCGGGTCGCGCTATAGCCTCGACGTGCCGGTGCTGTTCAACCAGTATGGACTGAACGAGATCTGGGACGAGGAATATTCCGCCGTCGGTGTGAAACATATTTCAGCTGGCGCATGGGACCCGTGTCATTTCGCGACCAAAGACCCCATTCGCAGCCTCGAAGACCTCAAGGGCAAGCGCGTCTTTACCTTCCCTACGGCGGGCCGCTTCATGTCGCAGTTCGGCGTGGTCCCTGTGAACCTGCCGTGGGAAGACATCGAGGTCGCCATGCAAACGGGCGAGCTGGATGGCATCGCATGGTCCGGCATCACCGAGGATTACACCGTCGGCTGGGCGGATGTGACCAACTACTTCCTGACCAACAACATCTCCGGTGCCTGGGCCGGGTCGTTCTTTGCAAATATGGACCGCTGGAACGAGTTGCCCGAAGACCTGCAAACGCTGTTCCGGGTGTGCTGTGACCAGTCGCATTATTACCGCCAGTGGTGGTACTGGGGCGGCGAGGCGAACCTGCGCGTCAACGGCAGCAAGCTGGAACTGACCACCATCCCGGACGAAGAATGGGCCACCGTCGAAAACGCAGCATTGGAGTTCTGGGAAGAGATCGCCGCGGAATCCGACGTCAAACGCCGCGTCGTGGATATCTTCAAACAGTATAATTCCGACATGTTGAAAGCGGGTCGTCCGTACCGCTATACCTGA